Part of the Elusimicrobiota bacterium genome is shown below.
TTTCATGGCCACCGCCCGACGGCTGGAATGGGCTCTGGGCCGCGCCCCCGCCCAGATCGGCGAGGAATTGGCCGCGGCGGCCGAAGATTTCGCACCGCCCACCGTCTCGGCCCTGTGGCGCCACCGGGGTTTGGTGGCTCGCGCCCTTAAAATGCGGCCCCAACGGGTCGTCGGACCGGCGGTGGTGGAATTGCCCCGCCTGGATACGTGGCCGGTTTTGACTTGTTGGCCCGAAGACGGCGGACGGTTCGTCACCCTCCCCCTGGTCATCACCAAAAGCCCGTCCAACGGCCGGCAGAATCTCGGCATGTACCGCCTGCAGGTCTACGACGAGCGCACCACCGGCATGCACATTCAAATTGAACGGGGCGGCGGCGCCCACTACGCGGAATACGAATCCCGGGGAGAATCCATGCCCGTGGCGGTGGCCCTCGGGGGCGATCCGGTCACGATCCTGGCCTCTGTCCTTCCCCTGCCGGAAAACATGGACGAACTTTCCTTCGCCGGCTTTCTCCGAAATCAGCGAACCCGGGTCTTTTCACTTTCCAACGGCCTTCAAGCCCCCGCCAACGCCGAATTCGTTTTGGAAGGGCACGTGCCTATTCACGAGCGGCGCCTGGAGGGCCCCTTCGGCGACCATTTCGGCCACTACAGCCACGCAGCGCCTTTTCCGGTTTTTTACGTTTCCAAAGTTCATCGACGCCAAAACCCGATTTATCCGGCCACGGTGGTCGGCAAGCCGCCGCAGGAGGACAAGTTCCTGGGCAACGCGGTGCAGGAAATGCTCTTGCCGCTTTTGAAAGTCATGCGTCCGGAGCTTGTGGATCTTTGGGCTTATTTTGAAGCGGGGTTCCACAACCTGGCGGTCGCGTCGGTGCGCCAACGATACCCCAAAGAAGCCGTTAAAACCGCCCTGGGCCTCATGGGGCAGGGGCAAATGTCCCTCACCAAATGCGTCGTCCTGGTGGACCCCTCCGTGAACGTGCGAAAATTCGGCGATGTCCTGGACGCGCTGCGAACCCATTTTAATCCGGCCGAGGACTGGATCCTTCTTCCCGGAACGCCCCAGGACACCTTGGATTTCACCAGCTTTAAAATGAACTTGGGAAGCAAGATGATCCTGGACGCCACGTCCCTCGGCCCCCAAAACCAACCAACGACCTCGGCGCGCCCGAGCCGGGTCGAAGTGGACGGGGTCGAATTCCCCGCCCGAAATTGGCGGGACGCCCTGTTGGTGGTGCGAACCTCGGGCCCCGGACGCCCCCTGATTGAAAAAATCCTCCGAAACCCGGCCTTTTCGGGGTACAATTTAATCGCCGCCGTCAGCGAGGACGTTCCCTTGGACGACGACGAATTGTTGCTGTGGGGCCTTTTCACGCGGTTCGATTGCGCGCGGGACGTCGTGCCCGCGTCGGTCAAGATGAACGGCGCCTGGCCGGCCTATTTAGGGCCCCTGGGGGTCGACGCGACCTGGAAATCGGGCTACCCAAAACCCCTGGTCATGAAGGAAGACATCGTCCACCGCGTGAATCGGCGCTGGAAGGAATACGGCTTATGATATTCAAGGACAAGGATCTCCCCCTTCTCTGGGACAAAGTGCGCGCGGGTCAACGCCTGACGGTGGAAGACGGACGCGTTCTCTACGCCAGCCCCGATTTGCTGGGCTTGGGGTGGATGGCCGACCAAGTCCGCCGGGGACGGCACGCCGACCGGGCCACCTTCGTTTTCAACCGGCAAATCAATCCCACCAATATTTGCCTGCTCTCCTGCAAGTTTTGCGACTACGCCTCCAAAGAAGGCTGGGACAACGCCTATGTCCTTTCCGAGAAGGAAATTCTCGACCGTTTGTCCCCCGAACTTCGCGAAGTCCACATTGTGGGAGGGCTTTACCGCCGATGGTCTTTCAACGATTACTTGAACGTTTTGCGGGTGATTCGCCGGGCGTACCCCCATATTCAACTCAAAGCCTACACCGCGGTTGAAATTGATTTCTTTGCCCGAAAAGAAAACATTTCCATCTCCGAAGTGCTTCAGCAATTGAAGAACGAAGGCCTGGTCTGCCTGCCCGGCGGCGGGGCCGAGGTCTTCAGCGAACGCGTGCGCAAACAACTCTTTCCCTTCAAAATTGGTTGGTCCAAGTGGTCCGAAGTCCACCGAACCGCGCACGGCCTGGGGATTCGATCCAACGCAACCATGCTCTACGGGCACATCGAAACCTCGGAGGAGCGTCTGGACCACCTGTTGAAGCTGCGCGCCTTGCAGGACGAAACGGGCGGGTTCCTGTCGTTCATCCCGCTGGCGTTTCAACCCGGCAACACGGGCATCGTGGAACGCCAAACCTCCGCCATCGACGACCTGAAAACCATCGCCATTTCGCGGCTCCTCCTGGACAATTTCGATCACATTAAATCCTACTGGGTCACCGTCGGCGAGGAGACCACGTCCATGGCGCTCCGGTTCGGGGCCGACGACATCGACGGGACCATTTTGGAGGAACGCATCATGCACGCGGCCAAAGCCCAAACCCCGGTCGGAATGGCCCGGGAACGCCTCCTGCGGATTATTCGGGAAGCCGGGGGCCTGCCGGTGGAGCGGGACGCTCTTTACAATGTCGTGCGCGAATACCCGCGGTCCCCGGCTTCCGCCCCGGAAATCACGGCGGTGGGGGCCCGATGATGGCCCTCCGGTATCCGGTGCGGGTCGGGGAATTGGCCTACCAAAACACCGTTCCTTTTCGTTTGGACGGCCGGTGGAACACGATGCCCTGTCTGTCGCCTCGCCTGTTGGCTCGCTGGGCGGAGGCCGGGTCCATCGACGCCGGCGTCATTCCCGTGGTGGAGGCCTGGCGTTTGGAGGCGGACTTCGAACCGGTGGGTCAATTGGGCATCGCCGCCCGAAACCGCGTCTTAAGCGTCGTTTTGTACTCCCGGAAACCCTGGACCGAATTGGACCGCGCCCGCATCGGTCTCACGGACCAAACGGCCACCTCGGCCCGGCTTCTCCATACCCTTCTCACCGTCCGGGACGGTTTTCAGACGAGTTTCCGAGACGGGTTCCGCCCGACGGACGACGCCCGGCTTTTGATCGGCGACGCGGCCCTGACGCCGGAGCCGGGGTTTCTCCGGGATTTTCCCCACGCCTTTGACTTGGCCGAAGAATGGCATCGGTGGCAGGGGACGTCCTTTGTGTTCGCCCGCTGGATGGTTCGAAAATCCACGCCCCCCTATTGGAAAGCCCTGCTGGAAGAAGCCTTGGAAGCCTCCTTGGAAGCTTTTGATCGAAACCGACAGAACATGTGCCGGCAAGCGGCCCGCGCCCTTCGCCTTCCCTTTTCCCGTCTGGACGAGTATTACGACGGCTTGGTGTATCGTTTAACGGAAAACGAGCGGCGCGGCGAGGCGTTGTTCCGCGATTTGATCGCCGGCCCGGGGACCGTGCGTGTTTGACCCGCGGCTCCTGGAAAAGAAGATCCTCCGCGGCGAGAGGCTCAACGCCGCCGACGGCCGGTGGTTGCTGACCGAGGAAGTCCCCCTTCTGGAACTCGGCGCTTGGGCCAATCACGTTCGCGAGGCGAAGAACCCCGGACGCGAGGTTTCTTTCGTCGTGGACTCAAACCCCAATTACACCAACGTGTGCGACACCGATTGCCTTTTCTGCGCTTTTTACCGCCGTCCCAAGGACGCCGACGCCTACGCTTTGACGGTGGAACAAGTCATGGCCAAGGTCCAAAACGCGGTCAACCAGGGCGCCACCACGATTCTCCTCCAGGGCGGCCACAACCGGGCTCTGCCCTTTTCGTATTACGTCGACATCGTTCGCACCATGAAGGAAAGATTCCCCGCGGTCACCCCCCACTGCTTTACGGCGTCGGAAGTTCAAACCATGGCCCAGGTGTCCGGCCTGGGCGTCGATGGCGTGTTGACGGCCCTTTGGGACGCGGGCCAGCGCACGTTGCCGGGAGGCGGGGCGGAGGTCCTCACCGAAAACGTCCGCCAAAAACTGGCGCACAAAAAAGGCGGACCGGAGAAATGGCTCGACGTGCATCGCGCCGCCCACCAAATCGGTTTTCGAAGCACCGCCACGATGATGTATGGGCACGTGGAAACGCTCGAGGACATTGTGGAGCATTGGGAGCGCATTCGCTCCTTGCAGGACGAAACGGGCGGCTTTACGGCCTTCATCCCGTGGAGTTTTAAACCCCAACACACGATGCTCGAGCGCCGCCACCCCGAGCGAACGGGGCCCGTCCCTTACTTGCGAATGTTGGCGGCCTCCCGCTTGTACTTAGACAATTTTGACCACATCCAAGCCTCCTGGTTTTCGGAAGGCAAGAAGGCCGGCCAGGCCTCGCTTTATTTCGGTGCCGACGACTTCGGCGGGACGTTGATCGATGAAAACGTCCACGCGGCCGCGGGTTTTGTGAACAAGGCTTCGACCGATGAAGTGGTGGCCCTTATCCGCGAAGCCGGTTTCCTCCCCGTCCAACGGACGACGTTGTACGACGCGTTGAAAACCTTCCATCCCAACTGACGTGCGGTCCCAACCCCCGCCGTTCCCCCAGATGGTTTACGTTTGCACCAATGCCCGAGCCGTCGGCGAACGAGTTTCCTGCGCCGCCGCGGAACGGGTCGGCGCCCAACTCAAAGACGAACTGAAGCGCCTCGTCAAAGAGCGCGGTTTAAGTGAAAAAATCCGCGTTTGCTCCTCCGGTTGCATGGACCGGTGCGAAGAGGGCCCCAACGCCGTTCTTTGCGGCTCCACGGGCACGGAATGGGTGTCGCGCCTGGCCCTTCAGGATCTCCCGGCGTTGGTGGACCGTCTCCTACAAACGCTTCCCTAAATCACCCAATAAAAAAAGGACGGTCCCGTGGGGAACCGTCCTTTTCTATTTATATGGCTGCCGGACTAGGATTCGAACCTAGACGACCAGGTTCAGAGCCTGGCAGGCTACCGTTACCTCATCCGGCAAAAATTGGGCGTTGAACGCTTTATGGGGGAGGGGCGTTTTCATCGCCGCTGGCCAGGCAAGCCTGGCGGTTTCCGGGCTAGCGCCCTCCAACCATTTCGTCGGCTCCCTCGCCTCCGTCACACGCTACCGTTACCTCCTCCGGCAAAAATTGGGCGTTGAACGCTTTATGGGGGAGGGGCGTTTTCATCGCCGCTGGCCAGGCAAGCCTGGCGGTTTCCGGGCTAGCGCCCTCCAACCATTTCGTCGGCTCCCTCGCCTCCGTCACACGCTACCGTTACCTCCTCCGGCAAAAACCTTCGAGTTTTCCGAAAGGAAAATAAAATCCCCTCCGGTAAAACCGAAGGGGATTTTATCAAATCCCGATTCCGATGAGAATCTGTGCCGAAACGGGTCTACACCCCCGCCGGTTGGCGAAGGGCGGCCAAGGCGGCTTCGTAATTCGGATGGTTCGTCATCTCCGGAACGTATTCCACGTAGGTGACGACGTCCTGGGCGTTGACCACAAACACCGCGCGAGAAAGTAGGCGTAATTCTTTAATCAGCGTGCCATAGGCCGCGCCGAAGGAAGCGTCCCGGTGGTCCGAGAGGGTTTGAAGGTTTTTGATGCCCGCCGTCTGGCAAAAGCGTCCCTGGGCGAAAGGCAGGTCCATGCTGACAACGTAGGTTTGAACGCCGGAGACCTTGGCGACGCCTTCGTTGAATTTGCGGGTTTCGGCGTCGCAAACGGGCGTGTCCAAGGAAGGAACCGCCACAATCAAGCGCGTTTTCCCGGCCGACTTGGCGAGGTTCACTTCGCTCAAATCGCCGGCCACCGCCTTAAATTCCGGCGCCTTTTGTCCGACTTTAATCTCGTTGCCGACCAGGGTCAGCGGATTTCCCTTAAAAGTGGTGCCGCCTTTGCGTTCGTTGGACATGGTGAATGCCTCCCAATGATATATGACTTATTTAGTTATATATTAATAAATCGCAAGACGCGATGCCACCCGATCCCTTACTTCAGGGACTGAAGTTCTTTTTGAATTTCGCTCCAGGCCGCTTTCATGTCGTCCACGAGGCCTTTGAGCTCGGTTTTGTTGACGGACGCCGCGGCCTTGTAGCGTTGCGCGGCCTTTTCAACGACGCGGTGGTAGGCTTCTTCGTTGACCGACTTCAATTTTTCCAGGGTTTGAAGAACATCCCCCTTCATTTTGAACATCCAGCCTTTGACCTTCGCCCGTTTCTTGGCCGCGCCCTGGCCGTAGAGAAAATACGCCCCCGCCCCGGCCGCCACCGCCATGCCCATCAACGCTTTGGTCACTTTGCCCATGTGTTCCTCCCGATTCGCCGAATTTACAGGCGCCCGTCGGCGAGCCGTTGTTTGGCGTCGGCGAGGCGTCGAAGGACCGTTTCTTTTCCCATCACTTCCAACATGTGAAATAGACTGGGGCCCTGGGTTCGTCCCGAGACGGACACCCGGAGCGGATGAAACACCGCCGCGTTTTTGACCCCCCGCCGGACGGCCAGGGCCTTGCAGGCCTCTTCGGTGGAAACCGCCGTGAAGGCCTCGAGGGTCCCGAAGGCGGTCCCAGCCTCTTCCAGCAGGGACGGAACGTCGGGTTTCTTTAATGTTTTCTCGACCGAGGCGGGATCGAATTCCACGTCCTTAAAAAAGAATTCGATGAGCCTTGGAATTTCCGTCAAATGCTTCACTTTTTCCTGCTCCAGGGCGACGGCCGCCTCAATGTCGCGGCGACGCGCCTCCTCTTGCCCCGCCAGAAATCCGGCTTGGCGGATAAAGGGCATGGCCCGATCGACGAGTTCCTTCAAGGGCAACTGGCGAATGTAC
Proteins encoded:
- the mqnE gene encoding aminofutalosine synthase MqnE encodes the protein MIFKDKDLPLLWDKVRAGQRLTVEDGRVLYASPDLLGLGWMADQVRRGRHADRATFVFNRQINPTNICLLSCKFCDYASKEGWDNAYVLSEKEILDRLSPELREVHIVGGLYRRWSFNDYLNVLRVIRRAYPHIQLKAYTAVEIDFFARKENISISEVLQQLKNEGLVCLPGGGAEVFSERVRKQLFPFKIGWSKWSEVHRTAHGLGIRSNATMLYGHIETSEERLDHLLKLRALQDETGGFLSFIPLAFQPGNTGIVERQTSAIDDLKTIAISRLLLDNFDHIKSYWVTVGEETTSMALRFGADDIDGTILEERIMHAAKAQTPVGMARERLLRIIREAGGLPVERDALYNVVREYPRSPASAPEITAVGAR
- a CDS encoding menaquinone biosynthesis protein; protein product: MMALRYPVRVGELAYQNTVPFRLDGRWNTMPCLSPRLLARWAEAGSIDAGVIPVVEAWRLEADFEPVGQLGIAARNRVLSVVLYSRKPWTELDRARIGLTDQTATSARLLHTLLTVRDGFQTSFRDGFRPTDDARLLIGDAALTPEPGFLRDFPHAFDLAEEWHRWQGTSFVFARWMVRKSTPPYWKALLEEALEASLEAFDRNRQNMCRQAARALRLPFSRLDEYYDGLVYRLTENERRGEALFRDLIAGPGTVRV
- the tpx gene encoding thiol peroxidase, coding for MSNERKGGTTFKGNPLTLVGNEIKVGQKAPEFKAVAGDLSEVNLAKSAGKTRLIVAVPSLDTPVCDAETRKFNEGVAKVSGVQTYVVSMDLPFAQGRFCQTAGIKNLQTLSDHRDASFGAAYGTLIKELRLLSRAVFVVNAQDVVTYVEYVPEMTNHPNYEAALAALRQPAGV
- the mqnC gene encoding dehypoxanthine futalosine cyclase produces the protein MFDPRLLEKKILRGERLNAADGRWLLTEEVPLLELGAWANHVREAKNPGREVSFVVDSNPNYTNVCDTDCLFCAFYRRPKDADAYALTVEQVMAKVQNAVNQGATTILLQGGHNRALPFSYYVDIVRTMKERFPAVTPHCFTASEVQTMAQVSGLGVDGVLTALWDAGQRTLPGGGAEVLTENVRQKLAHKKGGPEKWLDVHRAAHQIGFRSTATMMYGHVETLEDIVEHWERIRSLQDETGGFTAFIPWSFKPQHTMLERRHPERTGPVPYLRMLAASRLYLDNFDHIQASWFSEGKKAGQASLYFGADDFGGTLIDENVHAAAGFVNKASTDEVVALIREAGFLPVQRTTLYDALKTFHPN
- a CDS encoding (2Fe-2S) ferredoxin domain-containing protein; amino-acid sequence: MRSQPPPFPQMVYVCTNARAVGERVSCAAAERVGAQLKDELKRLVKERGLSEKIRVCSSGCMDRCEEGPNAVLCGSTGTEWVSRLALQDLPALVDRLLQTLP
- a CDS encoding UbiD family decarboxylase; translated protein: MTAPFSDLGSFLAHLEAQKDLVRVRAEVDPRLEMTEIATRLVKAGGPAVVFERATGSPYPVAINFMATARRLEWALGRAPAQIGEELAAAAEDFAPPTVSALWRHRGLVARALKMRPQRVVGPAVVELPRLDTWPVLTCWPEDGGRFVTLPLVITKSPSNGRQNLGMYRLQVYDERTTGMHIQIERGGGAHYAEYESRGESMPVAVALGGDPVTILASVLPLPENMDELSFAGFLRNQRTRVFSLSNGLQAPANAEFVLEGHVPIHERRLEGPFGDHFGHYSHAAPFPVFYVSKVHRRQNPIYPATVVGKPPQEDKFLGNAVQEMLLPLLKVMRPELVDLWAYFEAGFHNLAVASVRQRYPKEAVKTALGLMGQGQMSLTKCVVLVDPSVNVRKFGDVLDALRTHFNPAEDWILLPGTPQDTLDFTSFKMNLGSKMILDATSLGPQNQPTTSARPSRVEVDGVEFPARNWRDALLVVRTSGPGRPLIEKILRNPAFSGYNLIAAVSEDVPLDDDELLLWGLFTRFDCARDVVPASVKMNGAWPAYLGPLGVDATWKSGYPKPLVMKEDIVHRVNRRWKEYGL